Proteins co-encoded in one Pseudorhizobium banfieldiae genomic window:
- the phaR gene encoding polyhydroxyalkanoate synthesis repressor PhaR: MAKTEGDTVIKKYANRRLYNTGTSTYVTLEDLAKMVKKGEEFTVQDAKTGEDITHSVLTQIIFEQESKTGNTLLPISFLRQLISYYGDQMQMVVPTFLEHSMQAFTDQQAQMREQMTRALGESPLTKNLQAPMQLMEEQVRRNTEMFRQAMQMFSPFGSEAAGSASKKSESKDLEELKEQLRNLQSRLDKL; encoded by the coding sequence ATGGCCAAGACTGAAGGCGACACCGTCATCAAGAAATACGCCAACCGGCGTCTCTACAACACCGGCACCAGCACCTACGTCACGCTGGAAGACCTCGCGAAGATGGTCAAGAAGGGCGAGGAGTTCACCGTCCAGGACGCCAAGACGGGAGAGGATATCACCCACTCGGTGCTGACCCAGATCATCTTCGAGCAGGAGTCCAAGACAGGCAACACCCTGTTGCCGATCTCCTTCCTGCGCCAGTTGATCTCCTACTATGGCGACCAGATGCAGATGGTCGTACCGACATTCCTCGAGCACTCGATGCAGGCCTTCACCGATCAGCAGGCGCAGATGCGCGAACAGATGACGCGTGCCTTGGGGGAAAGCCCACTTACCAAGAACCTCCAGGCACCAATGCAACTGATGGAAGAGCAGGTTCGGCGGAATACGGAGATGTTCCGCCAGGCGATGCAGATGTTCTCGCCCTTCGGCAGCGAGGCGGCAGGCAGCGCTTCCAAAAAATCCGAATCCAAGGATCTGGAGGAACTGAAGGAGCAACTTCGGAACCTGCAGAGCAGACTGGACAAGCTCTGA
- the rpmF gene encoding 50S ribosomal protein L32, translating into MAVPKRKTSPSKRGMRRSADALKASTYVEDKNSGELRRPHHIDLKTGMYRGRQVLTPKESA; encoded by the coding sequence ATGGCTGTACCGAAGAGAAAAACAAGCCCGTCGAAACGCGGTATGCGCCGTTCGGCCGACGCGCTGAAGGCCTCGACCTATGTCGAAGACAAGAATTCCGGCGAGCTTCGCCGCCCGCATCACATCGACCTCAAGACCGGCATGTATCGCGGTCGCCAGGTTCTGACGCCGAAGGAAAGCGCATAA
- a CDS encoding glutathione S-transferase family protein: protein MEELTLYIGNKNYSSWSFRPWIALTAAGVPFREHLIPFDFPAGNPLFRDISPTGRVPVLHHGSLRIWESLAIIEYAAELFPDRALWPARREDRAVARSISAEMLSGFRALRGACPMNIRREKRRIPLPDGVMEDVERISAIWKECCENSGGPYLFGSFSAADAMFAPVVNRFDVYDLTQDAKVLAYMEAVKSHPAWIRWCEGALEETWIVPEDEA, encoded by the coding sequence ATGGAAGAGCTTACCCTTTATATCGGAAACAAGAACTATTCCTCCTGGTCGTTTCGGCCATGGATTGCCCTGACGGCGGCCGGTGTCCCCTTCAGAGAGCATCTCATCCCGTTCGACTTCCCGGCCGGGAATCCTCTGTTTCGCGACATCTCGCCAACGGGACGCGTTCCGGTCCTTCATCATGGATCGCTGCGAATATGGGAGTCGCTCGCCATCATAGAGTATGCTGCAGAACTGTTTCCAGACCGGGCTCTGTGGCCGGCCCGGCGCGAAGACCGGGCGGTGGCGCGATCGATTTCGGCAGAGATGCTTTCGGGCTTCAGGGCGCTACGCGGCGCCTGTCCGATGAACATTCGCCGCGAGAAGCGAAGGATCCCTCTTCCCGACGGGGTGATGGAGGATGTCGAACGGATCTCGGCGATCTGGAAGGAATGCTGCGAGAACTCCGGGGGGCCGTATCTTTTTGGGTCATTTTCGGCAGCGGACGCGATGTTTGCGCCGGTGGTCAATCGTTTCGACGTCTATGACCTGACGCAAGACGCGAAGGTGCTTGCTTACATGGAGGCGGTGAAGTCTCATCCCGCCTGGATCCGATGGTGCGAAGGCGCCCTGGAGGAGACCTGGATCGTTCCGGAAGACGAAGCTTGA
- the mtgA gene encoding monofunctional biosynthetic peptidoglycan transglycosylase — MHRSRGLSLARFLRRLVLIVLGALVVPYLLILAYASPVVHPVSTLMLADIVTLKGYDRRWVSLDSISPNLVRSVMMSEDGQFCRHGGVDWGEMKAVVQDALEGETTRGASTIPMQTAKNLFLWNGRSFIRKALEMPLAIAADFVWSKPRTMEIYLNVAEWGPGIYGAEAAAQHHFGVPAGELTRGQAALLAAALPNPITRVAGKPGPGMRRIAGVVERRARNAGDYITCIYE, encoded by the coding sequence TTGCATCGTAGCCGAGGGCTCTCGCTCGCTCGTTTTCTACGCCGCCTTGTCCTGATCGTACTGGGGGCATTGGTGGTCCCCTACCTGCTCATTCTTGCCTATGCGTCGCCGGTCGTGCATCCCGTCTCCACGCTCATGCTCGCAGACATCGTGACCCTGAAGGGCTACGATCGCAGGTGGGTCAGCCTGGATAGCATTTCTCCAAATCTCGTCCGCTCGGTGATGATGTCGGAGGACGGGCAGTTCTGCCGCCATGGTGGTGTCGACTGGGGAGAGATGAAGGCGGTCGTGCAGGACGCGCTCGAAGGCGAGACAACCCGAGGTGCGAGCACGATACCCATGCAGACAGCCAAGAACCTGTTCTTGTGGAATGGCCGCTCCTTCATCCGCAAAGCTTTGGAAATGCCGCTGGCGATTGCCGCCGACTTTGTCTGGTCGAAGCCGAGGACGATGGAGATCTACCTCAATGTCGCCGAATGGGGCCCTGGCATCTATGGAGCGGAGGCTGCCGCGCAACACCATTTCGGCGTGCCGGCCGGCGAGCTGACGCGCGGGCAGGCTGCACTGCTCGCGGCAGCGCTTCCCAACCCGATCACCCGAGTTGCCGGCAAGCCGGGCCCCGGCATGAGGCGCATCGCAGGGGTCGTGGAGCGGCGGGCGCGGAACGCGGGCGATTACATCACCTGCATTTATGAATGA
- a CDS encoding polyprenyl synthetase family protein, producing MTISTVSFEQHLGESAKRTEALLASLLSGNCLPDEIARPAPLLAAMRHGTLDGGKRLRPFLVQESSALLGGDPQVAARVGCALECVHCYSLIHDDLPSMDNDDTRRGRPTVHRAFNEASAILAGDSLLTYAFDIIAAPETRLADRQKIQLVLSLSRASGMGGMAGGQSLDLAAENSAPDEAGIQTLQAMKTGALLRFACEAGAIIAGADMEDRQRLRTFGQKIGLAYQLADDLLDVKADAATLGKATGKDAARGKATLVALKGTDWAEERLSALTEEAIGLLAHFGSRANTLQQTARFIAERKS from the coding sequence ATGACAATTTCGACCGTCTCATTCGAACAGCATCTGGGCGAGAGTGCCAAGCGGACGGAGGCCCTTCTCGCCTCCCTGCTCTCCGGCAACTGCCTGCCCGACGAGATCGCGCGCCCCGCACCACTTCTGGCGGCGATGCGACATGGCACCCTCGATGGCGGCAAGCGGCTGCGGCCCTTCCTCGTGCAGGAAAGCTCGGCGCTTCTTGGCGGCGACCCACAGGTCGCGGCGCGCGTGGGCTGTGCCCTGGAATGTGTGCATTGCTACTCGCTGATCCACGACGACCTGCCGTCGATGGACAATGACGACACGCGCCGCGGCCGGCCGACGGTCCACAGGGCCTTCAACGAAGCATCCGCGATCCTGGCAGGGGACAGCCTGCTGACCTACGCCTTCGACATCATAGCCGCGCCGGAAACGAGGCTGGCCGACAGACAGAAGATCCAGCTCGTGCTGTCGCTGTCGCGTGCCTCCGGCATGGGCGGCATGGCCGGCGGCCAGTCACTTGATCTCGCGGCCGAGAATTCGGCTCCCGACGAAGCCGGGATACAGACCCTGCAGGCCATGAAGACGGGTGCACTGTTGCGCTTTGCCTGCGAAGCGGGTGCCATCATCGCCGGCGCCGATATGGAAGATCGCCAGCGCCTCAGAACCTTCGGGCAGAAGATCGGGCTTGCTTACCAGCTTGCGGACGACCTTCTTGACGTAAAGGCCGATGCGGCGACCCTGGGCAAGGCGACCGGCAAGGACGCTGCCCGGGGCAAGGCAACGCTCGTGGCCTTGAAAGGTACCGATTGGGCCGAGGAGCGCCTCTCGGCCCTGACGGAGGAGGCTATCGGGCTGCTTGCCCATTTCGGCTCGCGGGCGAACACGCTGCAGCAGACGGCGCGGTTCATCGCAGAGCGCAAGAGCTGA
- a CDS encoding LysE family translocator: MGDVIAYLPQIWPAYVAYLVAVLSPGPAVFTIIGTAIAQGRKAGLITALGISLGSATWAISAAMGMAALLRHYAFALEILKIAGGLYLLYLGWKAFRAASLKDEDLPLLVRGSDRSSRQLFLRGYAIHVTNPKAIFAWLAIISLGLPKGAPGTAIAVIIGGCLASGLLIFTGYAILFSTPQALRVYRAARRWIEGAMSAVYCFAGLKLLTSRL, translated from the coding sequence ATGGGTGACGTGATCGCCTATCTCCCGCAGATCTGGCCAGCTTATGTCGCCTATCTGGTTGCCGTCCTGAGTCCAGGCCCCGCAGTCTTCACCATCATCGGGACGGCCATCGCGCAAGGCAGGAAAGCGGGCCTGATAACCGCGCTCGGGATCAGTCTCGGCTCCGCCACATGGGCCATTTCCGCTGCCATGGGCATGGCGGCCCTGCTTCGCCACTATGCGTTTGCCCTCGAGATCCTGAAGATCGCGGGCGGCCTCTATCTTCTCTATCTCGGCTGGAAGGCATTTCGGGCGGCAAGCCTGAAGGATGAGGACCTGCCTTTGCTGGTGCGGGGTTCAGACCGTAGCTCGCGCCAGCTTTTCCTGCGCGGCTACGCCATCCACGTGACCAATCCGAAGGCGATCTTCGCCTGGCTGGCCATCATTTCACTGGGTCTACCGAAAGGCGCACCGGGCACCGCGATCGCCGTCATCATCGGCGGATGCCTAGCCTCGGGCCTGCTGATCTTCACCGGCTACGCGATCCTGTTCTCGACCCCGCAGGCGCTACGCGTCTACAGGGCCGCCCGCCGTTGGATCGAGGGCGCAATGTCTGCCGTCTACTGCTTTGCCGGACTGAAGCTCCTGACGAGCCGCCTGTGA
- a CDS encoding OmpA family protein — translation MIKKLAFVALAATYLSACTTTDPYTGQQKVSNTAGGAAIGAGLGALTGLAVGGDGKGALIGAAVGGLAGGAIGNYMDQQEAELRAQLQGTGVSVTRMGDRIVLNMPSNVTFATDQDQVIPPFYPTLDSVAIVLNKFNRTLIDVNGHTDSTGSLAHNQGLSERRAASVANYLGSRGVDQRRISTLGFGPSQPVASNATPEGRAQNRRVEVLIAPITR, via the coding sequence ATGATCAAGAAGCTTGCATTCGTCGCGCTTGCCGCGACCTACCTTTCCGCCTGCACCACGACCGATCCCTATACGGGTCAGCAGAAGGTTTCCAATACTGCCGGTGGAGCCGCCATCGGGGCCGGTCTCGGTGCCCTCACCGGGCTTGCGGTCGGCGGTGACGGGAAAGGTGCACTGATCGGCGCCGCAGTGGGCGGTCTCGCCGGCGGAGCCATCGGCAACTATATGGACCAGCAGGAGGCGGAATTGCGTGCTCAGTTGCAGGGTACGGGGGTGTCCGTGACCCGTATGGGCGATCGCATCGTTCTCAACATGCCGTCCAACGTTACCTTCGCGACCGACCAGGACCAGGTGATCCCTCCCTTCTATCCGACACTGGATTCGGTGGCGATCGTGCTGAACAAGTTCAACCGGACCCTGATCGACGTCAACGGCCATACGGATTCGACCGGCAGCCTTGCGCATAATCAGGGCCTGTCCGAGCGGCGTGCCGCTTCAGTTGCCAACTACCTCGGAAGCCGTGGTGTTGACCAGCGCCGCATATCGACCCTCGGTTTTGGCCCGTCGCAGCCGGTAGCCTCGAATGCTACGCCGGAAGGGCGGGCACAGAACCGCCGCGTTGAAGTGCTGATCGCGCCGATCACCCGCTGA
- the ispG gene encoding flavodoxin-dependent (E)-4-hydroxy-3-methylbut-2-enyl-diphosphate synthase produces the protein MSTPLEYDPKPRRATVAVDVGGVIVGGGAPVVVQSMTNTDTADIDATVAQVAALHAAGSEIVRITVDRDESAAAVPKIRERLLRLGMDVPLVGDFHYIGHKLLADHPACAEALAKYRINPGNVGFKDKKDKQFADIIEMAIRYDKPVRIGVNWGSLDQDLLTTLMDRNAAEGSPMSAREVMHEAIVQSALISAELAENIGLPRNRIILSAKVSQVQDLIAVYSMLAERSNHALHLGLTEAGMGSKGIVASSAAMGYVLQHGIGDTIRVSLTPEPNGDRTREVQVAQELLQVMGFRQFIPVVAACPGCGRTTSTVFQELAQRIQEDIRKNMPVWREKYPGVEALNVAVMGCIVNGPGESKHADIGISLPGTGETPSAPVFIDGRKALTLRGPDIAADFEKLVIDYIEQRFGQRSAAE, from the coding sequence ATGTCCACACCGCTTGAATATGATCCGAAGCCACGCCGGGCGACCGTGGCAGTCGATGTCGGCGGCGTGATCGTCGGCGGTGGTGCTCCTGTCGTCGTCCAGTCGATGACAAATACCGACACGGCCGACATTGATGCGACCGTGGCGCAAGTTGCGGCGCTGCATGCGGCTGGGTCGGAAATCGTGCGCATTACCGTCGATCGCGACGAGAGCGCCGCAGCCGTGCCGAAGATCCGGGAGCGCCTGCTGCGTCTCGGCATGGACGTACCGCTGGTGGGAGACTTCCACTATATCGGCCACAAGCTCCTGGCCGATCATCCCGCCTGTGCGGAGGCACTTGCCAAATATCGGATCAATCCCGGCAATGTCGGCTTCAAGGACAAGAAGGACAAGCAGTTCGCCGACATTATCGAGATGGCGATCCGCTACGACAAGCCCGTCCGCATTGGGGTCAACTGGGGCTCCCTCGACCAGGATCTCCTGACAACGTTGATGGACCGGAATGCTGCCGAAGGCTCGCCCATGTCCGCGCGCGAGGTCATGCACGAGGCGATCGTGCAGTCGGCGCTGATCTCCGCCGAGCTCGCCGAGAACATCGGCCTGCCACGCAACCGCATCATTCTCTCGGCGAAGGTCAGCCAGGTGCAGGACCTGATTGCCGTTTATTCCATGCTGGCGGAACGCTCGAACCATGCGCTTCATCTTGGTCTCACCGAGGCGGGTATGGGCTCCAAGGGGATCGTCGCCTCGTCGGCCGCTATGGGCTATGTCCTGCAGCACGGGATCGGCGACACGATCCGCGTTTCGTTGACGCCGGAGCCGAACGGTGACCGTACCCGCGAGGTGCAGGTCGCGCAGGAACTGCTTCAGGTCATGGGCTTCCGCCAGTTCATCCCGGTGGTGGCCGCTTGCCCCGGCTGCGGCCGCACCACATCGACCGTGTTCCAGGAGCTCGCCCAGCGCATCCAGGAGGATATCCGCAAGAACATGCCCGTCTGGCGGGAGAAATATCCGGGTGTCGAGGCGCTCAATGTTGCGGTGATGGGCTGCATCGTCAACGGTCCGGGCGAAAGCAAACATGCCGATATCGGTATTTCCCTGCCTGGCACTGGGGAAACTCCCTCCGCTCCTGTCTTTATCGACGGTCGGAAGGCCCTGACCCTGCGCGGGCCGGATATCGCCGCCGATTTCGAAAAACTGGTGATCGATTATATCGAGCAGCGGTTTGGTCAGCGATCCGCTGCTGAATGA
- a CDS encoding MFS transporter, with protein sequence MDMPQSRTAGVRQAYVTRERAGVALLFLMNGFFVGAWAPKIPEFASRLGLTESALGVMILVFGLGSLVMMPIAGAQIARFGSSTVSRVTALLAVPTLLFLTWVGSIWSGAVAIFLFGGLIGAMDVAMNANAVAVEKHMRRAIMSSCHAFWSLGGLLGAATGGFLIERMGVSGHVILVTIAAALMLAFAWPVVLRDAPHPEEVHERLRLPRTALPWLLGLMALFCMIPEGAVIDWSALYLRQELGSSVTTSGFAFAAFSLTMAIMRFAGDLVRDRFGAVRTLRVCAVISVTGLLLAGLAPSANTAILGFALAGIGISNLVPIVFSAAGNLPGLRPGVGLSVVTTMGYSGILLAPSAIGFIAEYSGLAMIFAALSALHLVVLMLSPLARHADGVRHD encoded by the coding sequence ATGGACATGCCCCAAAGCAGGACGGCCGGTGTGCGGCAGGCATACGTTACGCGGGAACGGGCAGGCGTCGCGCTTCTGTTCCTGATGAACGGCTTTTTCGTGGGTGCCTGGGCGCCGAAGATCCCGGAATTTGCGAGCCGGCTGGGCCTGACGGAGAGCGCGCTGGGTGTGATGATCCTCGTCTTCGGACTTGGCTCGCTGGTAATGATGCCGATAGCCGGCGCCCAGATTGCCCGCTTTGGTTCCAGCACCGTATCCCGGGTCACCGCACTGCTTGCCGTGCCGACGCTTCTGTTCCTGACCTGGGTCGGTAGCATCTGGTCGGGAGCGGTCGCCATCTTTCTCTTTGGCGGCCTGATCGGTGCGATGGATGTGGCGATGAACGCCAATGCTGTTGCGGTCGAGAAGCACATGCGCCGGGCCATCATGTCGTCCTGCCATGCCTTCTGGAGCCTGGGGGGCCTTCTCGGGGCCGCCACAGGTGGCTTCCTGATCGAACGGATGGGAGTTTCCGGCCATGTGATCCTCGTCACGATTGCTGCTGCGCTGATGCTGGCCTTTGCCTGGCCCGTGGTCTTGCGGGACGCTCCACATCCGGAAGAGGTGCATGAGCGGTTGCGGTTGCCGAGAACGGCGCTGCCCTGGTTGCTCGGCCTGATGGCCCTCTTCTGCATGATCCCGGAAGGAGCCGTCATCGACTGGAGTGCGCTCTACCTTCGCCAGGAGTTGGGCTCTTCCGTCACCACCTCCGGATTCGCGTTTGCGGCCTTCTCGCTGACGATGGCGATCATGCGGTTCGCGGGAGACCTTGTCCGGGACAGGTTCGGAGCCGTTCGCACGCTTCGAGTCTGTGCCGTGATTTCCGTCACCGGCCTGCTGCTTGCCGGACTGGCTCCGAGCGCCAATACCGCCATCCTCGGATTTGCACTCGCGGGCATCGGGATTTCCAACCTCGTGCCGATCGTCTTCTCGGCGGCCGGAAACCTTCCCGGATTGCGGCCGGGCGTCGGCCTTTCCGTCGTCACCACCATGGGGTATTCCGGCATTCTTCTTGCGCCGTCGGCCATCGGGTTCATCGCCGAGTACAGCGGGCTTGCGATGATATTTGCCGCGCTCTCTGCATTGCACCTGGTCGTATTGATGTTGTCGCCGCTGGCGCGCCATGCCGACGGCGTGCGTCACGACTGA
- the pyc gene encoding pyruvate carboxylase: MPISKILVANRSEIAIRVFRAANELGIRTVAIWAEEDKLSLHRFKADESYQVGRGPHLERDLGPIESYLSIPEIIRVAKLSGADAIHPGYGLLSEGPEFVDACNEAGIIFIGPTADTMRKLGNKVAARNLAVSVGVPVVPATEPLPDDMAEVARMAAEVGYPVMLKASWGGGGRGMRVIRSEADLAKEVTEAKREAKAAFGKDEVYLEKLVERARHVESQILGDTHGNVVHLFERDCSIQRRNQKVVERAPAPYLSEAQRQELAEYSLKIARATSYIGAGTVEYLMDADTGRFYFIEVNPRIQVEHTVTEVVTGIDIVKAQIHILEGAAIGTAESGVPRQEDIRLNGHALQCRITTEDPEQNFIPDYGRITAYRSAAGFGIRLDGGTAYSGAIITRYYDPLLVKVTASGSTPQEAISRMDRALREFRIRGVATNLTFLEAIIGHPSFRDNSYTTKFIDTTPELFAQVKRQDRATKLLTYLADVSVNGHPEVKGRPLPSPQAAKPVVPYINGPVPDGTKQMLDRLGPTGFAAWIRSENRVLMTDTTMRDGHQSLLATRMRTHDIARIAEVYARALPNLFSLECWGGATFDVSMRFLTEDPWERLALVREGAPNLLLQMLLRGANGVGYKNYPDNVVKYFVRQAARGGIDVFRVFDCLNWVENMRVSMDAVQEENRICEAAICYTGDLLNAARPKYDLKYYTSLAEELEKAGAHIIAVKDMAGLLKPAAARVLFKALREATDLPIHFHTHDTSGIAAATVLAAVEAGVDIVDAAMDSFSGTTSQPCLGSIVEALSGTERDPDLDPEWIRRISFYWEAVRNQYAAFESDLKGPASEVYLHEMPGGQFTNLKEQARSLGLDARWHRVAQTYADANRMFGDIVKVTPSSKVVGDMALMMVSQDLTVADVENPDKDIAFPDSVVSMLKGDLGQPPGGWPEKLQKKALKGDTPYTERPGSLLADADLDAERTAIETKLERSVTDFEFASYLMYPKVFTDFAQALETYGPVSVLPTHAYFYGLEDGEELFAEIERGKTLVIVNQATSGTDDKGMVTVFFELNGQPRRIKVPDRMHGASGSAVRRKVDAADPNHLGAPMPGVISTVAVSAGQTVKAGDVLLSIEAMKMETALHAERDGVVSELLVKAGDQIDAKDLLLVYGA; this comes from the coding sequence TTGCCCATATCGAAAATACTTGTCGCCAATCGTTCCGAGATCGCCATTCGGGTGTTTCGCGCCGCCAATGAGCTCGGCATAAGGACGGTTGCGATATGGGCCGAGGAAGACAAGCTGTCGCTCCACCGGTTCAAGGCGGACGAAAGCTATCAGGTGGGCCGCGGTCCGCATCTGGAGCGGGATCTCGGGCCGATCGAGAGCTATCTCTCCATCCCGGAGATCATCCGGGTTGCGAAGCTCTCGGGTGCAGATGCCATCCATCCCGGCTATGGGCTGCTATCGGAAGGCCCGGAGTTCGTCGACGCGTGCAACGAGGCCGGTATCATCTTCATCGGTCCGACCGCCGATACCATGCGCAAGCTCGGCAACAAGGTCGCCGCACGCAATCTTGCGGTATCGGTCGGCGTGCCGGTCGTGCCGGCCACGGAACCTTTGCCGGATGACATGGCCGAAGTCGCTCGGATGGCGGCCGAGGTCGGATACCCAGTGATGCTGAAGGCATCGTGGGGCGGTGGCGGCCGTGGCATGCGCGTCATCCGCTCGGAAGCCGACCTCGCCAAGGAAGTGACGGAAGCGAAACGTGAGGCAAAGGCGGCCTTCGGCAAGGACGAAGTCTATCTCGAGAAGCTCGTCGAGCGGGCGCGCCACGTTGAGAGTCAGATCCTCGGTGACACTCACGGCAATGTCGTCCATCTCTTCGAGCGAGACTGCTCCATCCAACGGCGTAACCAGAAGGTCGTCGAACGCGCTCCAGCCCCCTATCTCAGTGAAGCGCAGCGTCAGGAACTGGCGGAGTACTCCCTGAAGATCGCAAGGGCCACGAGTTATATCGGTGCCGGCACCGTCGAATATCTGATGGATGCTGATACCGGCAGGTTCTACTTCATCGAAGTTAACCCGCGTATTCAGGTCGAGCATACGGTGACCGAGGTCGTCACGGGCATCGACATCGTGAAGGCGCAGATCCACATCCTCGAAGGCGCGGCAATCGGTACAGCCGAGTCCGGTGTGCCGCGGCAGGAAGATATCCGCCTCAACGGGCACGCGCTGCAGTGCCGGATCACCACCGAGGATCCGGAACAGAACTTCATTCCCGACTATGGGCGCATCACCGCCTACCGTTCGGCTGCCGGTTTCGGGATCCGCCTCGATGGCGGCACCGCCTATTCAGGTGCGATCATCACCCGCTATTACGATCCGCTACTAGTGAAGGTCACGGCATCCGGCAGCACGCCGCAAGAAGCGATCAGCCGTATGGACCGGGCCCTGCGGGAGTTCCGTATCCGCGGCGTTGCCACCAACCTCACCTTCCTCGAGGCGATCATCGGCCACCCGAGCTTCCGGGACAATTCCTACACGACGAAGTTCATCGACACGACGCCGGAGCTCTTTGCGCAGGTGAAGAGGCAGGACCGGGCCACGAAATTGCTTACCTATCTTGCCGATGTCAGCGTCAACGGGCATCCGGAAGTGAAGGGGAGGCCCCTGCCGTCGCCGCAGGCCGCCAAGCCGGTAGTTCCCTATATCAACGGTCCGGTGCCGGATGGCACGAAGCAGATGCTCGACCGGCTTGGGCCAACGGGGTTCGCCGCGTGGATCCGCAGCGAAAACCGCGTTCTGATGACCGATACGACGATGCGGGACGGGCACCAGTCGCTGCTTGCAACACGCATGCGCACCCACGATATCGCCCGGATCGCGGAAGTCTATGCCCGAGCCCTGCCGAACCTGTTCTCCTTGGAATGCTGGGGCGGCGCCACATTCGACGTTTCGATGCGCTTCCTCACTGAGGATCCATGGGAACGGCTCGCACTGGTTCGCGAGGGAGCCCCCAACCTTCTCCTGCAGATGCTCCTGCGCGGCGCCAATGGCGTTGGCTACAAGAATTATCCCGACAATGTGGTGAAGTACTTTGTCCGGCAGGCAGCCCGCGGGGGCATCGACGTCTTCCGCGTCTTCGACTGCCTCAACTGGGTCGAGAACATGCGCGTCTCGATGGATGCGGTTCAGGAGGAGAACCGGATCTGCGAGGCCGCCATATGCTATACCGGTGACCTGCTCAATGCCGCACGCCCGAAATACGACCTCAAGTACTACACCTCCCTGGCGGAGGAGCTGGAAAAGGCCGGCGCCCATATAATCGCGGTCAAGGACATGGCGGGCCTCCTGAAGCCGGCGGCCGCACGCGTCCTCTTCAAGGCGCTGCGAGAGGCGACGGATCTGCCGATCCATTTCCACACGCACGACACTTCGGGCATCGCGGCAGCGACGGTGCTTGCGGCCGTCGAGGCCGGTGTCGACATCGTCGATGCGGCGATGGACTCGTTTTCCGGCACAACGTCGCAGCCCTGCCTCGGATCGATCGTCGAGGCTCTTTCGGGCACGGAACGAGATCCGGACCTTGATCCGGAGTGGATACGTCGGATCTCCTTCTACTGGGAAGCAGTCCGCAACCAGTACGCGGCGTTCGAGAGCGACCTCAAGGGACCGGCTTCGGAAGTCTATCTGCACGAAATGCCGGGCGGGCAGTTCACCAATCTGAAGGAGCAGGCGCGCTCGCTTGGCCTCGATGCTCGCTGGCACCGGGTCGCCCAGACCTATGCAGACGCCAACCGGATGTTCGGTGATATCGTCAAGGTCACTCCCTCCTCCAAGGTGGTGGGCGACATGGCGCTGATGATGGTCAGCCAGGACCTGACGGTGGCGGATGTCGAGAACCCGGACAAAGACATCGCCTTCCCGGACTCGGTTGTGTCGATGCTGAAGGGTGACCTTGGTCAGCCTCCCGGGGGTTGGCCGGAGAAGCTGCAGAAGAAGGCGCTCAAGGGTGACACGCCTTATACGGAGCGGCCGGGTTCGCTGCTTGCCGATGCCGATCTTGATGCCGAACGGACGGCGATCGAGACGAAGCTTGAACGCTCCGTCACGGATTTCGAGTTCGCTTCCTACCTCATGTACCCCAAGGTCTTCACCGACTTCGCGCAGGCGCTCGAAACCTATGGCCCGGTCTCCGTTCTGCCGACCCATGCCTATTTCTACGGTCTGGAGGACGGCGAGGAACTGTTTGCGGAAATCGAGCGCGGCAAGACGCTCGTCATCGTCAACCAGGCGACCAGCGGTACCGATGACAAGGGGATGGTCACGGTCTTTTTCGAACTGAACGGCCAGCCGCGCCGCATCAAGGTGCCGGACCGGATGCATGGTGCCTCGGGATCCGCCGTGCGACGGAAAGTGGATGCTGCGGATCCGAACCACCTGGGCGCGCCGATGCCGGGCGTCATCTCCACGGTCGCTGTCTCCGCCGGCCAGACGGTCAAGGCTGGCGATGTGCTGCTGTCGATCGAGGCGATGAAGATGGAAACGGCGCTGCATGCCGAGCGGGACGGCGTCGTGTCCGAACTGCTGGTAAAGGCCGGCGACCAGATCGACGCGAAGGATCTTCTCCTCGTCTACGGGGCATAA